Sequence from the Gemmatimonadota bacterium genome:
CTCGCGCAGCACGGATTCAGCCGCGCCTTCCGGCTGGGCGACGTCGCCGCCCTCGCCGCTGCGGCCCACGCCTCCGCGCGCCGCCTGGCCAGGATCACGGGAGCCGGCCGCTGGAGTCACCTGCACCACGCCGGGCGCGAGCGGCAGCTCTTCCTGGCACCGCTCCAGACAGCCGCCGGTGAGCTGTTCCTGGTCGCGATCTTTGATGAAGACTCCTCGCTCGGACTGGTCCAGCTCTTCTTCGACCGGCTCGAGCAGGAGCTGACCGGCGGCGAGCTGGCCGGCGGCTACGGCGCGCCTGACGCCCGCACTTTCGACGACGAGATGAACGCG
This genomic interval carries:
- a CDS encoding roadblock/LC7 domain-containing protein, which gives rise to MSARELDQLIGSLAEPIAAFFREARVRLVLVVDTSGRVLAQHGFSRAFRLGDVAALAAAAHASARRLARITGAGRWSHLHHAGRERQLFLAPLQTAAGELFLVAIFDEDSSLGLVQLFFDRLEQELTGGELAGGYGAPDARTFDDEMNAGFPGILYPDTAGES